The DNA region CCATCGAGCAATATCTCTCTGATGCGTTGGTAGAAAACGTTCACGGGGTACAATTCCTTGAATTCACTGTTTTCTGCTATCCATCCTTCGAGAAACCTTATTTCCTCATCCGTAAGACTTTTATCCACTATGCATCCCTTGCAGATACCGATGAGCTCATCAATGACTCGATCACTTAGGCGCTTCATGTTGAACCTGTGGTAATATGGAGTATTCGCTGAATTCTCGGGATTATGTCGAATGATGTATCTTTTCACGACGCCCCCCTTTAAAATGAAAGCTAAATCAACTGCTTGTTTCTCGGTTAAGCCACGTCCAATATAGCAAATCATGCAAATAGAACAATCTCAACGGTTCCAGGTAGATGACAACCACTCCGCGGTCCTTGAGCCCTTTCCAGTGCTTGTACACTCCAGCATCCCTGTCTTGATGGTCTTCGAGCGTCTCATCCAGCCCGCCCCTTATTACCGTTATTCCCCGCCCACACGATGTTTGTCTCTCCGATGCTTGCTCTCCCCGAGTGATTCCCGAGTCTTAAAGTCTGACTCGACGTCCGATTTCTCGAGCTTTGCCTTCCGATCGACGGATATCTTGAAAGCCTTAATGTTCTCAGTGATGGCGGTCTTCATGATAGCGTCATCTGATTCGAGGATATCTATGAGGTCGCTTACCAGGGCTTGGGTACCCGGCTTCACCGAACGCAATCGAGTCAATGGGGTATCGCCCTCTTCGATGGTCTGGGTACTCCTGATCATCGATCCTTCGCCCGTGAGAAGCCAGTGGGCGTCAACATCGGTATTCCGAACAATCTTTTCGAGCGTATCTGCCCTGGGCTCTGAGTGTTCGTTTTTTATTTCAGAAAGGGACCCCTGAGCAATACCAATAATACGAGCTAACTCGGCTACTTTGTAGCCTTTATGTAAGCGGTATTCTTCTATCCGTTTGCCAATCATCTTAAGCTCGTATAGGCATACCGATATTTTTTGCTTGACAACTATTGGTATGCCAATTATGATTGTTTCCAATGGAAGGGACCACTGGAAAATCCGAAAAAAGAAAGAAAGGCACCCTGAAGGAGGCCATCTCCATGAAGCAGGTCGGCATCCGCGATCTGTCCGAAAAAGACGAAGAGCAACTCGTAGAGACGATATTCAACATGCTGGTGGGCTTGGAAGAGGACGTTGCCCTGGACATACTTGCTTCTGTTGAGGGTGACATTGAGAATAATCTCATTGTTGCTCCGCGGCTGAAGGACCGTTTACACCAGGACGCAGGCTATGACCGCACTTAAAACAATATCTGGCCGTTTCAGTCCGGATCTTCTCATTGCAGGAAGGGTTTGGACACTTGGCGATCAATTCCGTGCCGCACTCCTCGCAGTATTTGACGTCCCCTGCGTTCACGCCATACATGCAGCTGGGACATATTCTCATACGATTCTGCCTTGGCATATCTCCATCTCCTGCACACAGGGCAAGGGGGTCACGTCGAAAGACGTGTCAAATAACCCTTCTAGGTATCCCCTTGCCTTTCTTTATCAAGCGTATCCCCAAAGGAGTCTCTCATGAGCCCTTCTAAAACCGTGACCCTTAAAATAGTTCCCGATGCCAAGCCCATTCTTCTAATCATTAAACTTCTTTGCCGTGCTGTGAACATCAGCAAGACCCCGATCGAGCTTGGCGAAGATTTGTCTGAACTGGTTCGTATCGAGACGGATCACGGTTCCGCACGCGCAGGTGAACTTCACGTTACCCTTTACCCATCTGACAGATTTCTTCGCCACGCGGCCGCATTTCTTGCAGACAAGCTCGATCTCGACGCCGTCAAGGACATCGGCCATGAATAACCTCCTCCAAACCCTCAGAAACGAGTCCTTCCGTGCCCGGGAGACGGTCCACAGATTGAAGGCCCGGGTGCTGAATGAACGGGCCGGGCTGGAAGCGGATCCGCTTGTGAGAGAAATCCGCCTCGCTAAGAGCCGCCTCGAACTGGCCAGGGCTGAACGCATCAAAGCAAGGATGGAAATCTCCTCTCCGCAACCTCATAAGGGTCCTCTATCCTGGTGTCCTCGCCGCGTCAGAGGGTATATCCAAAGACTACTCATTGCTCTTTTTCTCGATGCATACGACCGGAACGTAGGTTGCCTAAAATCAGCTCTAGAAAACTTTCCGTGCGATCCACACAGAGGCTCTCGATGTCACTGAAAGACAGGCCCATAATCTCCTCTCTCTTTACGGTGAGCTTAACCGAGCATGATCTGCTTTGCTCACCTATCGCAACGTCGTGTTCATATATGCCAATCTCAACACGCTCTAATTGCGCGCCGCGGGCACCCTTGAGAGAGACTGCGACCGAAATAGGCATCGGCACCTCCTTTTCGCCGTCAACAAAAACCTCCCCCGCCCGTACACGTGGCGGTCTTTTCCTTCGACAAGATGATTCTGTCACGGGGCGGGGGCTGATGTCAAATAGTTTCATGAGTATAGAGTCACATCAAAATGGCAGGGTTTCAATTATGCATCAAGGGGGAGGGTGTAATGCACTCATATGAAGCCATGCAGGAGGCAATTCAAGGAAGGACCGTCGACCATG from Syntrophorhabdus sp. includes:
- a CDS encoding helix-turn-helix domain-containing protein; protein product: MIGKRIEEYRLHKGYKVAELARIIGIAQGSLSEIKNEHSEPRADTLEKIVRNTDVDAHWLLTGEGSMIRSTQTIEEGDTPLTRLRSVKPGTQALVSDLIDILESDDAIMKTAITENIKAFKISVDRKAKLEKSDVESDFKTRESLGESKHRRDKHRVGGE